A single region of the Lotus japonicus ecotype B-129 chromosome 4, LjGifu_v1.2 genome encodes:
- the LOC130713347 gene encoding agamous-like MADS-box protein AGL29, giving the protein MGRRKIEIALVNDPNTRQVTFSKRRSGLFKKANELSILCGSEIAIVVFSPGNKPYSFGHPSIDGVAAKFLQQEPNPNDGGSTSNPNIAKGTDMNNCNLQLADVMAKICEEEKKGAKLDKTLKQHQMTTRSKCQDLQGSYKELKAMVSKRLTEFEIADFMIQLSQGLVEGMTTTKQIAKKKRRMN; this is encoded by the coding sequence ATGGGTCGCAGGAAGATTGAGATCGCGTTGGTGAATGATCCCAACACAAGGCAAGTCACATTCTCGAAGCGACGATCGGGCTTATTCAAGAAAGCAAATGAGTTATCAATTTTGTGCGGATCGGAAATTGCTATTGTTGTGTTTTCCCCGGGGAACAAACCTTATTCCTTTGGGCACCCAAGTATTGATGGTGTTGCGGCCAAGTTTCTTCAACAAGAGCCTAATCCAAATGATGGTGGAAGCACTAGCAACCCTAATATTGCTAAAGGTACGGACATGAACAATTGTAATCTACAACTTGCTGATGTTATGGCCAAGATTTGTGAGGAAGAAAAGAAGGGTGCGAAACTTGATAAGACTCTGAAACAACACCAAATGACAACACGCTCTAAGTGTCAAGATTTGCAAGGTTCATATAAGGAACTCAAGGCTATGGTGAGCAAGCGCCTTACTGAGTTTGAGATAGCGGATTTTATGATACAACTTTCACAAGGACTCGTGGAGGGGATGACTACAACAAAACAAAttgcaaaaaagaaaagaagaatgaATTGA
- the LOC130714912 gene encoding E3 ubiquitin-protein ligase AIRP2-like: protein MEMMPYQLYRLPYHDSLKLLEADIQHANALAAAIPRAKGGSVLQMKLVYSHLAPLFLLFLEWMDCSCAYFLHRYLSLFHILIYKVHNDGRSSITSHGRKATIQDFYAVILPSLQRLHGSLEKLEICMKGSSTMEFSSYGRKMIEGNGKLINVDLEREDECGICLEPCTKMVLPNCCHAMCIKCYRKWNTRSESCPFCRGSLRRVNSEDLWVLTCNEDVVDAETVSREDLLRFYLYINSLPKDYPDALFLMYYEYLI from the exons ATGGAAATGATGCCGTACCAGCTTTACCGGTTGCCTTACCATGATTCCCTCAAATTGCTTGAGGCTGATATACAACACGCCAATGCTtt GGCTGCTGCAATTCCCAGAGCCAAGGGTGGGAGTGTTCTTCAAATGAAATTGGTTTATAGTCACTTGGCTCCTCTCTTTCTATTGTTCTTAGAGTGGATGGATTGTTCTTGTGCATACTTTCTTCACAGATATCTCAGCCTCTTCCACATACTTATTTACAAG GTACATAATGATGGTAGATCAAGTATAACTTCTCATGGAAGAAAGGCAACCATTCAGGACTTTTATG CCGTTATACTGCCATCCCTCCAGCGGCTTCATGGCAGCTTGGAGAAGTTGGAGATTTGCATGAAAGGGTCCTCTACCATGGAGTTCTCAAGTTATGGCAGGAAGATGATTGAAGGAAATGGGAAATTAATCAATGTCGATTTGGAAAGAGAAGATGAATGTGGGATATGCTTAGAGCCTTGCACCAAAATGGTTTTGCCTAATTGCTGTCATGCTATGTGTATCAAATGCTACCGCAAGTG GAACACGCGATCGGAGTCTTGTCCATTTTGTCGTGGTAGCTTAAGGAGAGTTAATTCTGAGGATCTATGGGTACTCACTTGTAATGAAGATGTTGTTGATGCTGAAACAGTTTCCAGGGAGGACTTGCTGCGTTTTTACCTTTATATCAATAGCCTACCTAAGGATTATCCAGATGCACTTTTCTTAATGTATTATGAATACTTGATTTGA